DNA from Mycolicibacterium alvei:
CCGCGCGGTGAGCTGCTGGTGAAGTCCGAGCAGATGTTCCCCGGGTACTACAAGCGTCCGGAGATCACCGCCGAGATGTTCGACGAGGACGGCTATTACCGCACCGGTGACATCGTGGCCGAACTCGGACCGGATCACGTGGAGTACCTCGACCGGCGCAACAACGTGCTCAAGCTTTCACAGGGCGAGTTCGTCGCCGTGTCCAAGCTGGAGGCGGCCTTCGGGGACAGCCCGCTGGTGCGGCAGATCTTCATCTACGGCAACAGCGCACGCTCCTACCTGCTGGCCGTGGTCGTGCCCACCGATCCTTCCGTGTCGAAGCAGGCGATCAACGACTCCCTACAGGACGCGGCACGTGCGGCCGGGCTGCAGTCGTATGAGGTGCCGCGTGATTTCATCGTGGAGACAACGCCTTTCAGCCTGGAGAACGGCATGCTGACCGGTATCCGCAAGCTGGCCCGCCCCAATCTCAAGAACCACTACGGCGACCGGTTGGAGCAGCTGTACAGCGACCTGGCCGCAGGTCAGGCCAACGAGTTGAGTGAACTGCGGCGCAGCGGCGCCGACGCCCCGGTCCTCGACACCGTGAGCCGGGCCGCCGGGGCACTGCTGAGTGCCGCGACCTCCGACCTCGCGCCCGATGCCCACTTCACCGATCTGGGCGGAGATTCATTGTCGGCGTTGACTTTCTCCAACCTGCTGCACGAGATCTTCGACGTGGACGTGCCGGTCGGTGTGATCGTCAGCCCGGCCACCGATCTGGCCGGCATCGCCGGCTACATCGAAGCGCAGCGGCACGGATCCAAGCGCCCGACCTACGCCTCGGTGCACGGACGTGACGCCACCGAGGTACATGCCCGCGACCTCACGCTGGACAAGTTCCTCGACGCCGACACCCTGGCCGCAGCACCGTCGCTGCCCAAGGCCCCGGCCGAGGTTCGCACCGTGCTGCTCACCGGCGCCACCGGCTTCCTAGGCCGCTACCTGGCCCTGGAATGGCTCGAGCGCATGGACCTCGTCGACGGCACGTTGATCTGTCTCGTCCGCGCCAAGAGCGACGCCGAGGCCCGCACGCGCCTCGATGCCACCTTCGATGTGGGTGACCCGAAACTGCTTGCCCACTACCGGGAACTGGCGGCCGACCACCTCGAGGCGATCGCCGGCGACAAGGGCGAAGCCGATCTGGGTCTGGACCACGACACCTGGCAGCGATTGGCCGACGACGTCGACCTGATCGTCGACCCGGCCGCACTGGTCAACCACGTGCTGCCCTACAGCCAGATGTTCGACGCGAACGCGCTCGGCACCGCCGAGCTCATCCGCATCGCGCTCACCACGAAGATCAAGCCGTTCGTGTACGTTTCGACGATCGGTGTGGCCGGGGGCATCAAGCCCGGCGACTTCGTCGAGGATGCCGATATCCGGGTGATCAGCCCGACCCGGCAGGTCGACGATTCCTACGCCAACGGCTACGGCAACAGCAAGTGGGCCGGCGAGGTCCTGCTGCGGGAGGCGCACGATCTGTGCGGGCTGCCCGCCTCGGTGTTCCGCTGCGACATGATCCTGGCCGACACCACCTACTCCGGCCAGCTCAACCTGCCCGACATGTTCACCCGGCTGATGTTCAGCCTGGTGGCCACCGGCATCGCACCCGGATCGTTCTACGAGCTCGACGCTGACGGCAACCGCCAACGGGCCCACTACGACGGGCTTCCGGTCGAGTTCATCTCCGAGGCCATCTCGACGCTGGGTGTGCACGTCACCCAGGGGTTCGAGACCTACCACGTGATGAACCCGTACGACGACGGTCTCGGACTCGACGAGTTCACCGACTGGCTGATCGAGGCCGGCTACCCGGTGCACCGCATCGACGACTACGGCCAGTGGTTGCAGCGCTTCGACACTGCGCTGCGCGCCCTTCCAGACAGGCAGCGTCAGGCCTCACTGTTGCCGCTGCTGCACAACTACCAGCAGCCGTCGTACCCGTTGCTCGGCGCAATCGCGCCGACCGACCGGTTCCGGGCCGCGGTACAGGAAGCCAAGATCGGGCCGGACAAGGACATCCCGCATGTCACCCCGGCGGTCATCGTGCAGTACATCACCAACCTGCAGCAGCTCGGACTGCTGTAACCGACTTCCCCACCAGGGAAGAATCCCCTGAGCGGCCGCGGTCCTTATCCAGGACTGCGGCCGATCAGTAACTGGCCGCTTGGGTGGAAAACCGCACCTGGACCCACTTTTCCAAATATGTCAGACCCCGCGCATAGACTCGAACATATGTTCGATACGTTCTCGAAAGTGGACCCCACTGCCGGCGAGGCGGCGCTGCGGGATCGCATCGCCGAGCTCGAACGACTCAAGTCGGCCGCCGCGGCCGGCCAGGCGCGTGCCACCGCCGCTCTGGAAACCGCCCGCCATGCCGCAGAAGCCGCGGCCGGGGTATCCATCACCCGGCGGGGCCGCGGGCTGGGCTCCGAGATCGGGCTGGCCCGTCAAGACTCCCCGACCCGCGGTCAGCAACACCTGAGCGACGCCCGCGTCCTCGTCGATGACCTGCCGTACACCCTGGCCGCCCTGGAATGCGGGGCGCTCACCGAGTGGCGAGCAGGATTGATCGCTCGCGAAGCCACCTGCCTGTGCCCCGCCGATCGGCGCCGTCTCGACGAACAACTCTGCGCCGACCCCACGACGCTGATCGGCCTCGGCGACAAACTCATCAGAGGCAACGCCAAAACCATTGCCTACCAACTGGACCCGCAAGCTGTCATCGACCGCGCCGCCCGCGCCCCCGAAGACCGGGCGGTGACGTTTCGGCCCGCCGCCGACGACATGGCCATCGTCACCGCCCTGCTACGCGCGACGGATGCGGCTTCGGTGCGTTCTGCACTCACCGAAGCGGCCGATCGCTGCGCCGACGGGCGCAACCGCGGGCAGGCCATGGCCGATACTTTGGTGGCCCGCGTGACCGGTCGCGATGTCACGGTGCCCGTCCCGGTCGCGGTCAAACTCGTGCTCTCCGACAACACCCTGTTCGGCGGGTCCGCCCATCCCGCGCGCCTGGAGGGCTACGGACCCATCCCTGCCACCATGGCGCGCCGCCTGATCAGCGATGCCGTCGCCGACGACGATTCCTGGGCCACCCTGCGCCGCCTCTACGCCGCCCCCGACACCGGTGCCCTGGTCGCCATGGAATCCCGATCACGACGCTTTCCCAGAGGCCTCGCCCATTTCATCGCCGTGCGTGACGAAATCTGCCGCACCCCGTACTGCAATGCCCCGATACGACACATCGACCACGTAACCCCGCATCACCACCATGGGCCGACCAGCGCCGCCAACGGCGAAGGACTGTGTGAACGCTGCAATTACGTCAAAGAATCACCGGGCTGGCGCGTGGTGGCCACCGTCGACGAGTTCGGCCGCCACTGCACCGAACACATCACCCCCACCGGCGCGGTCTACCGTTCCACCGCGCCGCCACTGCCCGGCGGGATCCGGACACTCAACCGCGAAATCCACGTGGTGACCAACAAGGGCGCCGCTTAGATCAGTAGCGCCGCGGCCAGCAACACGACCGCAATCAGCGGGAATACACCCTGCGTGATGGCTGCCCGCGCCTTGTCCGGCGAGCTGGTCAGCAGCACTGCGGCCGCGGCCAGCATGGAGCCGACGCCGGCAAACACCAGGGCGGCTCCCGCCGCGTTGTGCCCCACACCCATCGCGACGATGCCCACGGCCGTGACGATCGCCAGGAACAGGTTGTAGAAGCCCTGGTTGAAGGCCAGCTCCTTGGTGGCCGTCGCCTCCTCCACACTGATCCCGAAGGTGGCGCGGGTGCGTGGTGACGTCCAGGTCAGCGACTCCATCACGAAGATGTAGACGTGCAGGGCCGCGGCGAGCGCGGCGAACACCAGACCGGCGATGACCATGCGGTCTATTCAAACAGCCCGGTCTGCCCCAGTCCGGTGATCGGCGGTTGCATACCCAGATGTGTCCATGCCAGCGGCGTGGCCACCCGGCCCCGGGGCGTGCGGGCCACCATGCCGGCACGCACCAGGAAAGGCTCGCAGACCTCTTCGACGGTGGTGGCTTCCTCCCCCACCGCCACGGCCAAGGTCGACACGCCGACCGGACCGCCGCCGAAACTGCGGGTGAGCGCCGACAACACGGCACGATCCAGGCGATCGAGCCCGAGTTCGTCGACGTCGTAGACCTCCAGCGCAGCCTTGGCGATATCGCGGGTGATCACCCCGTCCGCGCGGACCTCCGCGTAGTCCCGTACCCGGCGCAGCAGCCGGTTGGCGATGCGGGGCGTACCCCGGGAGCGTCGGGCGATCTCGGTACCGGCCTCGCTGCCCAATTCGATGCCGAGGATGCCGGCCGACCGGGCCAGAACCCGCTCGAGTTCGACCGGTTCGTAGAAATCCATGTGCGCGGTGAAACCGAACCGGTCACGCAGCGGACCGGTCAGAGCCCCGGATCGGGTGGTCGCCCCCACCAACGTGAAGGGTGCGACTTCGAGCGGGATCGACGTGGCCCCAGGGCCTTTCCCCACCACCACGTCGACGCGGAAGTCCTCCATCGCCAGATACAGCATTTCCTCGGCCGGCCGCGCGATGCGGTGGATCTCGTCGATGAACAGCACATCGTGCTCGACGAGGTTGGACAGCATCGCGGCCAGGTCACCGGCCCGCTCCAGCGCGGGACCGGAGGTGAGCCGCAGCGAGGAGCCCAGCTCGGCGGCGATGATCATCGCCAGCGAGGTCTTACCCAGCCCGGGCGGACCCGACAACAGGATGTGATCGGGTGTGCCACCGCGGTTCTTGGCGCCCTCAAGGACCAGTTGCAGCTGCTCTCGGACCCGGGGCTGACCGATGAACTCCCCCAGCGAGCGTGGGCGCAGGCTGGCGTCGACATCGCCCTCACCGACGGTCAGCGCCGGTGAAACCTCCCGATCGTCGGGCTCCTCGGTATCGTCGAAGCGGCCCATTACTTCTTACCCAACATGGACAGCGCCGCCCGCAGCGCGGACGCCGTGGTGGCCTCCGGATCATTGGCCAGCACCTTGTCGGTGGCCTCCTCGGCCTGCTTGGCTGCAAAGCCAAGTCCGACAAGGGCTTCCACCACCGGTGCCCGCACCGCGTGACCGATCGCCGCACCGATGGCCCCCGGAGTGACCGGCCCGATCTTGTCGCGCAGTTCGAGCACCATACGTTCGGCACCGCGTTTGCCGATGCCGGGAACCCGGGTCAACGCCGTCACGTCTCCGTCGGCCAGCGCCTGGCGCAGAGCCTGCGGGTCGTAGACCGCGAGCGTCGCCAATGCGATCTTCGGGCCGACGCCCGATACCCCCAGCAGTGTGAGGAACAGGTCGCGGGCCTCACCGTCGACGAACCCGTACAGCGTCATCGAATCCTCGCGCACGATCATCGCGGTGATCAGCCGCGATTCGGTACCGCGGCGCAGGTTGGCCAGGGTCGACGGGGTCGCCATCACCTTGTAGCCCACGCCGGCGGCCTCGATCACGGCATGGTCGAGAGCGATGTCGATGACCTCACCGCGCACCGACGCGATCATGCCCGGGCCGCCTTCGCCGTGGCCTTCAACCGGGCCTGGTATTTGCGGCGCTGTTCGGCGGCCATCGCCTCGGCGGCGGCCATCCGCTCGATCATCGGGGCGCGCCAGCAGTGGCAGATAGCCAGGGCCAGCGCGTCGGCGGCGTCCGCCGGGGTCGGCTTGGCTTGCAGCGCAAGAATTCTGGTGATCATCTCGGTGACCTGAGCTTTGTCGGCGCGGCCATTGCCGGTGACTGCCGCCTTCACCTCGGAGGGGGTGTGGAAGTGCACCTCGATGTCCCGCCGGGCGGCGGCGAGCGCGATCACCCCGCCGGCCTGGGCCGTACCCATCACGGTGGAAACATTCTGTTGAGCGAAGACCCGCTCGATCGCGATCACGTCGGGCCGGTGAGTGTCCATCCAGTACTCGGCCACGTCGCTGATCTCCAGCAACCGCTTCTGCAGCGGTGCGTCCGCCGGGGTGCGCACCACGTCCACATCCAGCGCGGTGACCTGCCGACCCTTGCCACTCTCGACCACCGACAGGCCGCAGCGCGTCAACCCGGGATCCACTCCCATCACCCGCACACGAACCCCTTCGTCAGAACACCTGTTCGATAGCCTAGCGCGAGCCGACGACAGCCGGCCGCAGGGACACGCTCAGTCCTCGGCGAATACGCTCACCCCGAGCGTGATCCCCCGGTATTGCGGGCCCAGTGCGCGGCCGGCGGCCAGCAACGGCTCGACGTCGCGCAGCGTGCGGGCCAGGATGAACCCGCCTTCGAGTGCGGCGACGAGCGCCATCGTGACGTTGCGAGCATTCGCGGGGTCGACACCGCGTTGCGCGAAATAAGCTGCACCGCCGTCGAACCACGCATTGAACACGCCGGCCGCCGCGACCCGCAATTCCTCGACTGTGTCGGCGGTTTCGCCCGCCACGGTGCCGACCGGGCACAGGTTCGCAAAGCCGGTGGCGGCCATGTCCGCCGCGGCCTGGGTGAACACTCCCTCGATCGCCTCACCCAGGTCGTCGTACTCGTCGACGATCGTCGGGATGAGCAATCCGTAGGCGGCGCCCGCGTCGACCAGCGCCTCGCGGGCGATCTGGCACTTCCCACCCGGGAAGTGGTGGTAGAGCGAACCGATCGGAGCCCCCGACGCCACCACAATGTCCTTCATCCCGACCGCCGCGTAGCCCTTGTGCCGCATCAGCTCGGCCGCGGCGGTCAAGATCGCCTCCCTCGTAGACCTTGCCATTCAAACCTCCTGCCGACACACTAGAGCATTAGTTCTAGAATCAGCGTTCTAACAATGGGAAGGCCACCATGAAGTCAGTAGACCTGTCCGCTGGAACCGTCGAATACCGCGAGGAAGGCAACCCGACAGGTCCGCCGGTGGTGCTGCTACACGGGCTGCTCATGAACGACACCCAGTGGAGTTCGACGCTGCCCCTGTTGCCCACCGGATTCCGCTATCTGCTGCCGGTACTCCCGATGGGCGGGCACCGCATCCCGATGCGCGAGGACGCCGACCTCAAGATGAACGGGATGCTCGACATCCTCGCCGATTTCCTCGATGCCCTGGACCTGGCCGATGTCACCCTGGTCATCAGTGACTGGGGCGGGCCGCTGTTGCTGACCGATACCGGCCGCGACAAACGGATTGCGCGGTTGGTGATCTGCCCTGCGGAAGCGTTCGACAACTTCCCGCCGGCTCCGGCCGCCAAGGTGCTCTGGCTCGCCACCCGCACCACCGGCACCGTGGCCTTCGCCCTGCGCCAGATGCGGATCAGCTGGCTGCGCAGGCTACCGATGATGTTCGGGCAGATGTCGAAAAAGCCGATTCCCCAAGATGTTTTCGAGGGATGGACCAATGCCGCGCTGGCCGATCCGCGAATTCGCCGCGACCTGATCCGCTACTGCCGCAGCCGATTCGACAAGCCGGAGCTGATCCGGGCCACCAACGCCCTGGCCGATTTCACCGGCCCCGCATTGGTGTTGTGGAGCGACAACACCGTGATGCCCACCGCGCATGGGCAACGGCTGGCCGACCTGCTCCCGAACGGACAGCTCCGACACATCGAGGACGCCCGGGTACTCGTCATGCTCGATCAACCCGAACAGACCGCCTCCGAGATCGGCCGGTTCCTGGCCCAGTGAGCGAACGGGGATACCGTGTCCGAGGGAGGTAGGGACATGCGAGTAGTGATTGCAGGTGGACACGGAAAGATCGCCCTGATCCTCGAGCGGCTGTTGTCGGCGCGGGGCGACGAGGCAGTCGGCCTCATCCGCAACTCGGCCCAGGCGGCCGATCTAGAGGCCGCAGGGGCCAAGGCCGTCGTTGTGGATCTGGAGCAAGCGTCGGTTACCGAGGTGGCCGACGCGGTGCGCGGCGCCGACGCGGTGGTGTTTGCCGCCGGTGCCGGTCCCGGCAGCGGGGCAGACCGCAAACAGACCGTGGATCGCGACGCCGCGATCGTGCTGGCCGACGCCGCCGAGGCCGCGGGTGTGGGCCGGTACGTGATGGTCTCGGCCTTGGCCGCCGACGACCGGTCGCTCGACAAGAACTACGACGAGGTGTTCCTGGCGTACATGCGGGCGAAGTCTGAGGCCGACGCCGACGTGCGGGCACGCACCGGACTGCGCACCACGATCGTGCGACCGGGCGGGCTCACCGACGAACCGGGCACCGGAAACGTCACCATCGCCGAATCGACCGGCCGCGGAAGCGTTCCCCGCGAAGACGTCGCCCGCGTGCTGCTCGCCGTCCTGCATGAACCGGAGACCACCGGACGCACCTTCGAGGTCATCTCGGGCGAGACGCCTATCGACGCAGCGCTGCGCCAGATGCGATGACCGACTTGATCTGAACGATGCGGGCGGTGGTTGCGGCCCATCCGGGCACGGCTTCCTCGGCGACGATCTTGTGGTCACGGCGCACCACGACGATCCACGGCGTGCCGAACAACGAGCGGGCCAGCACCCACAGCGGCAGCAGGAGCAGCAACAGCAGGAACTCCGCGGCCACCAGCAACGCCAACACCAGCGCCGGGATCAACAGCACTATCAGGGCGATGTTCAGCACGATGCTGATGATGTCGTCCCCGTTGCCGAAGGACGTATCGCCAAAACCCCACTCGTCGGGCATCTTTCGACGCGGACGCCAGGGCAACCAACGCCGGCGCACCGTCCATGTGACGCCCTCAGGGTCGAGGACGCTTGCCACTACTCTTCGTCGAGCTGTGCGGCGACATCGTCGGGGATGTCGATGTTGGTGTACACCTCTTGCACGTCGTCGCTGTCTTCCAGCGCATCGACGAGCTTGAGCACCTTACGGGCGCCCTCGAGGTCGACGGGCACGCTCACCGAGGGTTGGAAGCTGGCCTCGGCCGAGTCGTAGTCGATGCCGGCATCCTGCAGCGCGGTGCGTACCGCGACCAGGTCGGTGGGCTCGGCGATGATCTCGAAGGCGTCGCCTAGGTCGTTGACCTCTTCGGCGCCCGCCTCCAGGACGGCCATCAGCACGTCGTCCTCGGTCAGGCCGTTCTTCTCCAGCGTCACCACGCCCTTGCGGGTGAACAGGTAGGCCACCGAACCCGGGTCGGCCATGTTGCCGCCGTTGCGGGTCATCGCGACGCGGACCTCACCGGCGGCGCGGTTGCGGTTGTCGGTCAGACATTCGATGAGCACGGCCACCCCGTTGGGGCCGTAGCCCTCATAGGTGATGTTCTGCCAGTCGGCGCCACCGGCCTCTTCACCACCGCCACGCTTGCGAGCCCGCTCGATGTTGTCATTGGGAACCGAAGACTTCTTGGCCTTCTGGATCGCGTCATAGAGCGTGGGGTTGCCGGCCGGGTCACCGCCGCCAACACGGGCTGCGACCTCGATGTTCTTGATCAACTTGGCGAACATCTTGCCGCGCTTGGCGTCGACGACGGCCTTCTTGTGCTTGGTGGTCGCCCACTTGGAATGGCCGCTCATGCAGGTTCTGCCCTCTTTCCCGGTTAAAACTCCGGCCCCCCAGTCTACGTGGCCGGTCCTGCCCCACTCGATACGACGCCTATAGTGCCCGCAGCACGACGAAAGTGACAGCCGCCGCGGCGCTGCACAGCACCGGCCAGTACCAGATGTGCCACCGCCGCCAATGTCCGATCGCCATCCCGATCGGCGCGAGCACCACGATCGCCAGGGTGAGTACCAACCACCCCACCAGGGTCCCGGCCGCATCGGCCTGTTCGGGGGACGCCCCACTGAAACCCAGAGGAATGATCGAGGCGTACACCAACAACAGCACGAGCAGGCCGACCACCGCCCACGCGGCCCAACTGATCACCGACTCGACGACACCCGGCCTGCGCCGAACGGCCGTTGGCGACGCAGACATGTCGGCAGCGTACGCCGCACCGTGGGACGTAACTTGGAGGCCGCGCAGACCATGACGGCTCGCTACTTCCGAGAGGACACCATGGATCAAGACACGTACGACAAGGGATTGGCGATCCGCACCGCAGTCCTCGGTGAGGAGTACGTCCGCACGGCTGCCGGCAACGTCGACGCCTTCTCCAAACCGTTGCAGGACCTGGTCACCGAATACTGCTGGGGCGCAGTCTGGGGCCGCGACGGTCTGGAACTGAAGACCCGCAGCATGCTCAACCTCGCGATGATCGCGGTGCTCAACCGGCCGAACGAGTTGAGCACACACCTCCGCGGCGCCCTCACCAACGGCGTCACCCGGGAGGAGATCTGCGAGATCTTCCTGCAGGTGGGCATCTACGCCGGCATCCCGGCCGCGGTCGACAGCTTCCGGCTGGCCCGCGCCGTGTTCGCCGACCTCGACGAGAGCCCGGCAGCCGATGAGTGAACCGATCGGCTTCATCGGCCTGGGCAACATGGGTTTTCCGATGATCAGCCGGCTGTCGACGGCCGGATTTCCGGTGGTGGTCTTCGACGTCCGTGCGGACGTGCTCGCCAACGCAGCCGCGCTGGGTGCTCAGCCGGCGCGGTCGGTGCGCGATGTGGCCGACCGGGCCGAGACGGTTCTGGCCAGCCTGCCGACCCCGCAGATCTCCGAGTCCGTGGTGGCCGACGTCGCCACCGGATCCCGGGTACAGCGTTTCGTCGACCTGTCGACAGTGGGAGGCCAAGCCGCACAACGCAATCACGCACTCCTCGGCGCACGGGGCATCGCCGCGCTCGACAGCCCGGTCAGCGGCGGAATGCACGGCGCCCAGGCCGGCACCCTGGCGATCATGGTCTCCGGACCGCGCAGCGAATTCGATTCGTTGGCAACTGTTTTCGAGGTTCTCGGTCGGGCGATCTTCGTATCCGAACAGCCTGGCGCAGCGCAGACCATGAAGCTGATCAACAACCTCATGGCCGCCACCACCCTGGCCGCGACCGCCGAGGTGATGGTGATGGGCGTCAAGGCCGGTCTGAGCGCCGACGTGATGATCGACGTGCTCAACGCCGGATCCGGTGGCACGCATGCCAGCCGCGACAAGTTCCCGCGCGCGGTACTCCCCCGCACGTTCGACTACGGGTTTGCCACCGGCCTGATGACCAAAGATGTCGGGCTCTACCTCGCCGAGGCCACCACGCTCGGCCTACCGGTGGAGATGGCCCAGACCGTGCAACGGATCTGGGAGCACACCCTGCACACCGAGGGACCCGAATCCGACTTCACCTCCGTGATCAAACCGATGGAGGCGGCCGCGGGCGTCACTGTCGAGGGAGGGTCCCGGTGAGAGGTGCACTCAGGTCGTAGACCGTGTCCGAACCTACCTTGGTCGAGGTGAAGTTCGCTTTCACCCATTCGGAGATGTCGGTGTGGGAATTGTTGCCGAAGAAGCCGCCGCGGTCGGCTTTGGACTCCGGAAGGATGTAGTAGGTGATCTGCCGGTCGGCGACGTAGGTCTGGAACTGCTCCAGCGTCGGCGCCGGATCGGTTCCGGTGAAGCCGCCGATCGCCATCACCGCTGTGTCGGTGGACAATTCGAGGCCGGCCGCAGCCCCGGACCTGTTGATGGCCGCCGACCACGTGGTGTCGGTGCCGCGCAGCATCGCGTTCACCTCGGGATTGTCCGAGTTCCATCCGTGGTTGTGGTTGCCGTCGGGGTCGGCGGGCCCCACACTCGGGCCGCCTCCGGTGTGCGACTGTTCCAGGGTGGCGACGGTGTAGGCGGTGGATCCGGCCAGCCCACCGATGATCGCCACTGCGAGCGCGGCGG
Protein-coding regions in this window:
- a CDS encoding carboxymuconolactone decarboxylase family protein → MDQDTYDKGLAIRTAVLGEEYVRTAAGNVDAFSKPLQDLVTEYCWGAVWGRDGLELKTRSMLNLAMIAVLNRPNELSTHLRGALTNGVTREEICEIFLQVGIYAGIPAAVDSFRLARAVFADLDESPAADE
- a CDS encoding NAD(P)-dependent oxidoreductase, whose product is MSEPIGFIGLGNMGFPMISRLSTAGFPVVVFDVRADVLANAAALGAQPARSVRDVADRAETVLASLPTPQISESVVADVATGSRVQRFVDLSTVGGQAAQRNHALLGARGIAALDSPVSGGMHGAQAGTLAIMVSGPRSEFDSLATVFEVLGRAIFVSEQPGAAQTMKLINNLMAATTLAATAEVMVMGVKAGLSADVMIDVLNAGSGGTHASRDKFPRAVLPRTFDYGFATGLMTKDVGLYLAEATTLGLPVEMAQTVQRIWEHTLHTEGPESDFTSVIKPMEAAAGVTVEGGSR